In Pseudomonas hamedanensis, a single window of DNA contains:
- a CDS encoding FTR1 family protein: protein MTASSRLLAWLLLPLFALSSSSLLADSVDGAPQALHLLDYISADYPPTVAAGKVIDDGEYREQLEFTQVLQGLITALPAKPEKAALEQGVESLHAAISAKQEGADVARQARQLGAKLAVAYEVSQAPIITPDPTRGAPLYAQNCSVCHGDTGAGDGPAGVGLTPAPANLRDAARMDHLSLYAIYSTLGQGVEGTDMPAFADQLDDRQRWDLATYIAGFSADAAAAKSDKVYNIADLARQTPAEVQTVEGAQVAATFRAQRAQPPQVKRGPAQLLDYTAATLDKSLAAYRAGEHDQAYDLSVAAYLEGFELVESSLDNVDANVRKDTEKSLMAYRQSLQDGLPIEQAEQRLDAAKAKLKESAGLLGSDGLSWSLSYISGLLILLREGLEAILVLAAILAFLRNTGQQSAVRSVNVGWGLALLAGLGTWALAAYVIDVSGSQRELLEGATALFASVMVLWLGVWMHDRRHAAAWQDYIKSSLVGGGGRFGFAILAFFSVYRELFEVILFYETLWLQAGPAGHDAVLAGGATALVLLIGLAWVILRGSAKLPLTLFFSINAALLCALSVVFAGHGVKALQEAGIFGTRPVAFFEFDWLGIHADAYSLTAQAVAILAIIVLYGRSWVAEKRRASAA, encoded by the coding sequence ATGACTGCCTCGTCCCGATTGCTGGCCTGGCTGCTGCTCCCGTTATTCGCCCTGAGCAGCTCGTCGCTGCTGGCCGATAGCGTGGACGGCGCGCCGCAAGCGCTGCACCTGCTGGATTACATCAGCGCCGACTATCCGCCGACCGTCGCGGCAGGCAAAGTCATCGACGACGGCGAATACCGCGAACAGCTGGAATTCACGCAGGTGCTGCAAGGCTTGATCACCGCGCTGCCGGCGAAACCGGAAAAAGCCGCGCTGGAGCAGGGCGTCGAATCTTTGCACGCCGCTATCAGTGCGAAGCAGGAGGGCGCCGATGTCGCCCGTCAGGCTCGCCAGTTGGGGGCGAAACTGGCCGTGGCTTATGAAGTCAGTCAGGCACCGATCATCACGCCGGACCCGACGCGGGGTGCGCCGCTGTATGCGCAGAATTGCTCGGTGTGTCACGGCGACACTGGCGCTGGCGACGGCCCGGCCGGGGTTGGCCTGACGCCCGCGCCAGCGAATCTGCGCGACGCTGCGCGGATGGATCACCTGAGCCTCTACGCGATTTACAGCACCCTTGGCCAGGGCGTCGAAGGCACTGACATGCCGGCGTTTGCCGATCAGCTCGATGATCGCCAGCGCTGGGATCTGGCCACTTACATCGCCGGCTTCAGTGCCGATGCGGCAGCCGCCAAGTCCGACAAGGTCTACAACATCGCCGATCTGGCGCGCCAGACGCCGGCCGAAGTACAGACTGTCGAGGGCGCACAGGTCGCGGCAACGTTCCGTGCCCAGCGCGCACAACCGCCGCAGGTTAAACGCGGCCCGGCGCAGTTGCTCGATTACACCGCCGCCACGCTCGACAAGAGCCTCGCGGCCTACCGCGCCGGTGAACATGATCAGGCCTATGACCTGTCGGTAGCGGCGTATCTGGAAGGTTTCGAACTGGTCGAAAGCTCGCTGGACAACGTCGATGCCAACGTACGCAAGGACACCGAAAAATCGCTGATGGCGTACCGGCAGTCGCTGCAGGATGGTCTGCCGATCGAGCAAGCCGAACAGCGTCTGGACGCGGCCAAGGCGAAACTCAAGGAGTCCGCCGGCCTGCTGGGCAGCGATGGGCTGAGCTGGTCGCTGAGCTACATTTCCGGGTTGCTGATTCTGCTGCGTGAAGGCCTGGAAGCGATTCTGGTGCTGGCGGCGATCCTCGCCTTCCTGCGCAACACCGGCCAGCAATCGGCAGTGCGCAGTGTCAATGTGGGTTGGGGGCTGGCGTTGCTGGCAGGTTTGGGTACCTGGGCGCTGGCGGCATACGTGATCGACGTCAGTGGTTCGCAACGTGAGTTGCTGGAGGGCGCGACGGCGCTGTTTGCCAGCGTCATGGTGTTGTGGCTCGGCGTGTGGATGCATGACCGTCGCCATGCCGCTGCCTGGCAGGATTACATCAAGAGCAGCCTGGTCGGTGGCGGCGGGCGTTTCGGCTTTGCGATCCTGGCGTTCTTCTCGGTCTATCGCGAGTTGTTCGAAGTAATCCTGTTCTACGAAACCCTGTGGTTGCAGGCCGGCCCGGCCGGGCATGACGCCGTGCTGGCCGGCGGCGCGACGGCGCTGGTGCTGCTGATCGGCCTGGCCTGGGTGATCCTGCGCGGCTCGGCGAAACTGCCGCTGACGCTGTTCTTCAGCATCAACGCCGCGCTGCTGTGCGCGTTGTCGGTGGTGTTTGCCGGGCATGGCGTGAAGGCCTTGCAGGAAGCTGGAATCTTCGGCACGCGGCCGGTAGCGTTCTTTGAATTTGACTGGCTTGGGATTCATGCCGATGCCTATTCGCTGACCGCGCAGGCGGTGGCGATTCTGGCGATTATCGTGCTGTACGGGCGTAGTTGGGTGGCGGAGAAGCGTCGCGCTTCGGCTGCATAA
- a CDS encoding YaiI/YqxD family protein: MRVWIDADACPRAAKDLVVKFALKRRFEVVLVAGQPQIKPGLAIVKLIVVPSGPDAADDYLVEHAVPGELVICSDIPLADRLVKKGVAALDPRGKEFDAQNMGERLAVRNLFTDLREQGQMSGGPAPFGEREKQAFANALDRILTRLTRTS, encoded by the coding sequence ATGCGTGTATGGATCGATGCCGACGCCTGTCCGCGGGCGGCGAAGGATCTGGTGGTGAAGTTCGCCCTCAAGCGCCGGTTCGAGGTGGTGCTGGTCGCGGGTCAGCCACAGATCAAGCCTGGGCTGGCCATCGTCAAACTGATCGTGGTACCGAGTGGACCAGATGCGGCGGATGATTATCTGGTCGAGCACGCCGTACCGGGCGAGCTGGTGATTTGCAGCGATATTCCGCTCGCCGACCGGCTGGTGAAGAAGGGGGTGGCGGCGCTGGATCCGCGTGGCAAGGAGTTCGATGCGCAAAACATGGGTGAGCGGCTGGCGGTGCGTAATCTGTTCACTGACCTGAGAGAACAGGGCCAGATGAGCGGCGGTCCGGCGCCGTTTGGCGAGCGTGAGAAGCAGGCGTTTGCCAATGCGCTGGACCGGATTCTGACCAGACTCACCCGCACATCCTGA
- the elbB gene encoding isoprenoid biosynthesis glyoxalase ElbB: protein MSKKVAVILSGSGVYDGAEIHESVITLLRLDQRGAQVQCFAPNVAQLHVINHLTGEEMPESRNVLVESARIARGNVKDIRDADVDDFDALIVPGGFGTAKNLSNFAVEGAGCTVQPDVLALAEAFAEAGKPVGLICISPALAAKIYGPGVTCTIGNDADTAAAMSKMGATHEDCAVTEIVEDKARKLVTTPAYMLAQTISEAASGINKLVDRVLELTHENDA from the coding sequence ATGAGCAAAAAAGTTGCAGTGATCCTGTCCGGCAGTGGCGTCTACGACGGCGCCGAGATCCACGAAAGTGTCATCACCCTGCTGCGCCTGGACCAGCGAGGCGCGCAGGTGCAGTGCTTCGCTCCCAACGTTGCGCAGCTGCATGTGATCAACCACCTGACCGGTGAAGAAATGCCCGAATCGCGCAACGTGCTGGTGGAGTCGGCGCGCATTGCCCGTGGCAACGTCAAGGACATCCGCGACGCCGACGTCGATGACTTCGATGCGTTGATCGTGCCCGGCGGCTTCGGTACAGCAAAAAATCTGTCGAACTTCGCCGTCGAAGGCGCCGGCTGCACCGTGCAACCGGACGTGCTGGCCTTGGCCGAGGCGTTTGCCGAAGCCGGCAAACCAGTCGGGCTGATCTGTATCTCACCGGCACTGGCGGCGAAAATCTACGGACCGGGCGTGACCTGCACCATCGGCAACGATGCCGACACTGCCGCCGCAATGAGCAAAATGGGCGCGACCCACGAAGACTGCGCCGTGACCGAAATCGTTGAAGACAAGGCGCGCAAACTGGTCACCACGCCGGCTTACATGCTGGCGCAGACCATCAGCGAAGCGGCGTCCGGGATCAACAAACTGGTCGACCGCGTACTCGAACTGACCCACGAAAACGACGCATGA